In Ruminiclostridium josui JCM 17888, the genomic window CAGGTATGGTGGGGAGTGCCGGATGGATTATACCTATAGCAATAACAATAATAGCCTATATATATTTTGCAATAGCTACTGGATTCTATAGACAACATGGAAATTTAGATTTACTTGAAATATCAGAAAAGTCTGTAGGAAGAATATTTAAAATAATTGTAGGGCTATTAGCAGCATTATTGTTAGTATTTCTTGAAGTATCTCTTTTGGGGGAATATGCCCACTCACTAAAAATTGTATCACTTGACAAATCCCCGTTAGCTTATATTCTCATTTTTTTTCTTTTGGGGATGATTGCGGCAGCATATTATGGAATAGAAATTGTGGCACGTATAAGTGCCTTTATAGTACCCACATGCATAGTAGGATTTATTTTAATAACAATAGGAGTTATCCCGGAATATAATATTGACAATTTGTTTCCTATTTTAGGAAACGGTGTTGATTCAATAATTAACGGAAGCACTGTCAGTTTGCATATATTTTCACCACTGCTTTTAATATTTTTTATGATACCGTATTTTAAAAGAAGGAATTTAAAGCGTGTTGGCTATTTATCAATAACTATATCTGGTTTAATCATATTTTGGTCAACACTATCATTTTTGTTGATTTACCCCTATGAAATGGCAGTTGACAAAAAGATGCCTATATATCAGATGGCAAGACTAATTGAAATTGGAAATTATATTCAAAGAGTGGAATCAGTGTTTGTTTTGATATTTTCGTTATCATCCATATTATACATGGGTGCTTTGTTTACTTTTATAACACATATAATTGCTAAAACTCTTGATTTGGACAGACATCAGCCAATTATATTACCTACCGCAGTAATAATATACTGTATGACATTTTTTAAAAAGGGGCTTCCGTTTCACATACAAGGTAGTCAAATAGCAAATATACTGTGGATTCTAGCACTTTTGCTGCCACTTATCGTACTGATTATAGGTTCTATAAAAAAAGCAGATTCTGAAAAAGAAGGAAGGCAAGACTATGAGTAGAATAGCCAAACTCTTTAATATCATGTTATGTACAACTATAATTATGTTAACTCTGACGGGATGTTATGATACCAGAGAAATTGAGGACTTAGCTTATGTAGTAGCAATCGGAATAGATGAAGCTGATAATAATATGTTTAATCTTACATTTCAGAGTGCTGTACCAAAATCAATAACAACCGGCGAAGGTGAAACTACAGACATAAGAACCTTCAAGACGGATAATTTTCTTTCGGGTTTTAGAAAAACAGGAAGGTATTTAAGTAAAAAAATAAATTTGTCCCATACAAAAATAATTGTAGTTTCTGAACAAATAGCAAACAGAGGATTACTTCCTTTTTTAAATGGATTACAAAACTACATGGAGCTTCGTCCTAATGTAAATATTATTGTTTCTGCAAATGGAGCAAAAAACTATATAGAATCCCTGCAGTCTAAACTTACAGCAAGTCCTACCAAGTTTTATGATATGATGTTTAAATCCTATCAGACTGATTTTCGTGTTCCCAGTTCTCAGTTGGGGGATTATCTTTACAGAACACATAGCTCAGGTGCCCAACCTGTAACCATATATACAGATGTGGACAATAGCGTTATTGACAGTAAAAAGCCTGAAACAGACAAACCTGAAGGCGAGGAAGATAAGGCTAAGAAGAATATGTCCATAAAGGGCTTAGCTGTATTTAATGGCGACAAAATGAGAGGAAGTTTAGATTCAACGGAAACTTCCATATATGCATTAATGACAGGGTCTATAGATAATATAAAACTTGAGGTTAAAGACCCTCTGGACGAAAGATATAGAATATTATGCAATGTAAGGAAAGATAAAACCTCCAAAATAAGTGTACAGATGCAAGGGGATAAGCCACAAATAAATATAGACCTGAATCTTCATGCAGATATAGAAGCTGTTCAAAGCAATATAGATTACTCTAATCCTTCTAAAATACAGAAAGTTCAAAAGGAATATGAGG contains:
- a CDS encoding Ger(x)C family spore germination protein encodes the protein MSRIAKLFNIMLCTTIIMLTLTGCYDTREIEDLAYVVAIGIDEADNNMFNLTFQSAVPKSITTGEGETTDIRTFKTDNFLSGFRKTGRYLSKKINLSHTKIIVVSEQIANRGLLPFLNGLQNYMELRPNVNIIVSANGAKNYIESLQSKLTASPTKFYDMMFKSYQTDFRVPSSQLGDYLYRTHSSGAQPVTIYTDVDNSVIDSKKPETDKPEGEEDKAKKNMSIKGLAVFNGDKMRGSLDSTETSIYALMTGSIDNIKLEVKDPLDERYRILCNVRKDKTSKISVQMQGDKPQINIDLNLHADIEAVQSNIDYSNPSKIQKVQKEYEDYIKKEMNSLLNKVSYEYKSDIFGFGQIAKKNYMYISQWEKVKWHDIFPKAVYKVRVNVTVSGQQ
- a CDS encoding GerAB/ArcD/ProY family transporter yields the protein MSNNEGFGSWESICLLINMIFVQGILHFPKDAAGMVGSAGWIIPIAITIIAYIYFAIATGFYRQHGNLDLLEISEKSVGRIFKIIVGLLAALLLVFLEVSLLGEYAHSLKIVSLDKSPLAYILIFFLLGMIAAAYYGIEIVARISAFIVPTCIVGFILITIGVIPEYNIDNLFPILGNGVDSIINGSTVSLHIFSPLLLIFFMIPYFKRRNLKRVGYLSITISGLIIFWSTLSFLLIYPYEMAVDKKMPIYQMARLIEIGNYIQRVESVFVLIFSLSSILYMGALFTFITHIIAKTLDLDRHQPIILPTAVIIYCMTFFKKGLPFHIQGSQIANILWILALLLPLIVLIIGSIKKADSEKEGRQDYE